One Natranaerovirga hydrolytica genomic region harbors:
- a CDS encoding DUF421 domain-containing protein codes for MGEIIKESIILLLSGVVLLRLAGRKSISQLTIAQTVIMISIGSLIIQPIIDTNLYKTLVAAVTFIAFLIVMEHLQMKCNLIERLLKGHAVVVIQDGQLDEKNLRRLRLTVDQLEVRLREQGVKNIKDVKTVTCEANGQIGVELKREAQPLTIGEFEKLMADYIKVRNDSESEKAELFEEVIHHRKHYPKHLE; via the coding sequence ATGGGTGAAATTATTAAGGAATCAATTATATTATTGCTTTCAGGTGTTGTACTATTAAGGTTAGCCGGAAGAAAATCAATTTCTCAACTAACCATAGCGCAAACCGTTATTATGATATCCATTGGTTCTTTGATTATCCAACCGATTATTGATACAAATTTATATAAAACATTGGTGGCAGCAGTGACATTTATTGCTTTTCTGATTGTAATGGAACATTTGCAAATGAAATGCAATCTAATAGAAAGGTTGCTTAAAGGTCATGCTGTTGTCGTCATTCAAGACGGTCAATTAGATGAAAAAAACTTAAGAAGACTGCGTCTGACCGTCGACCAACTAGAAGTGCGTTTAAGAGAACAAGGGGTAAAAAACATTAAAGATGTGAAGACCGTTACCTGCGAAGCCAATGGTCAGATTGGGGTAGAATTAAAAAGAGAAGCACAGCCCCTAACCATTGGAGAATTTGAAAAATTAATGGCTGATTATATAAAGGTTAGAAATGATTCTGAGTCAGAGAAGGCAGAATTATTTGAAGAAGTGATACACCATCGAAAACATTATCCAAAACACTTGGAATAA
- the rnr gene encoding ribonuclease R yields the protein MEKLELERRKKTIIDLISDPQYKPLKIKELSMLLDVPNDERDELEEILEALITEGKIIRTKRGKFVKPETLNLITGTFEGHANGYGFVVIEEQENDIFIPNENTNGALHKDIVLIRVTSEPKGKRKEGEVVQILERGITEVIGTFDKSSNFGFVISDNTKIFKDIFISRSHDKGAVSGHKVVVKLTDYGNTRRNPEGKIQEIIGHINDPGTDITSIVRGFDLPVEFPKKVMDEVDSIPSEVQEKERQTRLDIRHLQTVTIDGEDAKDLDDAITISKNDNGYTLGVHIADVTHYVKENSPLDKEALKRATSVYLVDRVIPMLPHKLSNGICSLNANEDRLALSCFMDIDSKGNVYDHKIAETLINVDRRMTYTAVKEILENNDADTIKEYEELVPMFEDMEKLAAILRGKRKKRGSIDFDFPESKIILNDQGEPIDIKAYDRNVATKIIEEFMLLANETIAEDYHWQEIPFVYRTHEIPDPEKIQKLAQFIYNFGYHIKSHKEDVHPKEIQKLLTDIEGKAEEPIISRLALRSMKQARYTVSNDGHFGLSTQYYTHFTSPIRRYPDLQIHRIIKQNINGELSEGKISYYSRILPEVTKQCSEYERRAEEAERETNKLKKVEYMSQYIGEEFEGVISSVTRWGLYVELPNTVEGLVHVTALDDDYYIFDESKYLFIGERTNKIYRIGDVVKVILTGVDKIQKNIDFEMVD from the coding sequence ATGGAGAAATTAGAGTTAGAAAGACGTAAAAAAACTATTATAGATTTAATCAGTGATCCTCAATACAAACCACTTAAAATCAAAGAATTATCTATGTTATTAGATGTTCCTAATGATGAAAGAGATGAGTTAGAAGAGATTTTAGAAGCGTTGATAACAGAAGGTAAAATCATTAGAACCAAAAGAGGGAAATTTGTAAAACCAGAAACTTTGAATTTAATCACAGGAACATTTGAGGGACATGCCAATGGCTATGGTTTTGTTGTTATAGAAGAACAAGAAAATGATATCTTTATCCCCAATGAAAATACCAACGGGGCGTTGCATAAAGATATAGTATTAATTAGAGTAACCAGTGAGCCAAAAGGTAAAAGAAAAGAAGGCGAAGTGGTTCAGATACTAGAAAGAGGCATTACAGAAGTTATTGGTACTTTTGATAAGAGCAGTAACTTTGGATTTGTCATCTCAGACAACACAAAGATATTTAAAGATATATTTATCTCAAGATCCCACGATAAAGGTGCTGTATCGGGTCATAAAGTGGTTGTGAAACTAACAGATTATGGCAATACAAGAAGAAATCCAGAAGGAAAAATACAAGAAATAATAGGACATATTAATGACCCTGGTACAGATATTACATCTATCGTAAGAGGTTTTGATTTGCCTGTAGAGTTTCCTAAAAAAGTAATGGATGAAGTGGATAGCATTCCATCAGAAGTACAAGAAAAAGAAAGACAAACCAGATTAGATATAAGACATCTGCAAACAGTAACCATAGATGGTGAAGATGCAAAAGACTTAGACGATGCCATAACCATATCGAAAAATGATAATGGCTACACATTAGGGGTGCATATCGCAGATGTAACCCATTATGTAAAAGAGAATTCACCTTTGGATAAAGAAGCGTTGAAAAGAGCCACAAGTGTCTATTTAGTCGATCGCGTGATTCCAATGTTGCCTCATAAACTCTCTAATGGTATTTGTTCATTAAATGCTAATGAAGATCGGTTAGCATTAAGTTGTTTTATGGATATAGATTCAAAAGGAAATGTATACGACCATAAAATTGCAGAGACCCTTATTAATGTGGATAGGCGGATGACTTATACAGCCGTTAAAGAAATATTAGAAAATAATGATGCAGACACAATAAAAGAATATGAAGAACTGGTTCCAATGTTTGAAGATATGGAAAAGTTAGCTGCCATTCTTAGAGGAAAACGTAAAAAAAGAGGTTCCATAGATTTTGACTTTCCAGAAAGTAAAATCATTTTAAATGACCAAGGAGAACCTATAGACATCAAAGCCTATGATAGAAATGTGGCAACAAAGATTATTGAAGAATTTATGTTGCTAGCCAATGAAACCATAGCAGAAGATTACCATTGGCAAGAAATACCATTTGTCTATAGAACCCATGAAATACCAGATCCAGAAAAAATACAAAAGCTGGCTCAATTTATATATAATTTTGGGTACCATATAAAAAGCCATAAAGAAGATGTACACCCAAAAGAAATCCAAAAACTTCTAACGGATATAGAAGGAAAAGCAGAAGAGCCTATTATCAGCCGCTTGGCACTACGTTCTATGAAACAAGCCCGTTATACAGTTAGCAACGATGGACACTTTGGTCTGTCGACTCAGTATTATACACATTTTACATCACCGATCAGAAGATATCCTGACTTGCAAATTCATAGAATCATTAAGCAAAATATTAATGGTGAATTAAGTGAAGGTAAAATAAGTTACTACAGTCGCATATTGCCAGAAGTAACCAAACAATGCTCTGAATACGAACGTCGAGCAGAAGAAGCAGAAAGAGAAACAAACAAACTTAAAAAAGTTGAATATATGTCCCAATATATAGGCGAGGAATTTGAAGGCGTTATTTCCAGCGTAACAAGATGGGGACTCTATGTGGAACTGCCTAATACAGTAGAAGGACTCGTACATGTAACAGCACTAGATGATGATTACTATATATTTGATGAAAGTAAGTATTTATTTATAGGGGAAAGAACCAATAAAATTTATAGAATTGGTGATGTTGTAAAAGTTATATTAACAGGTGTGGATAAGATACAAAAAAATATTGATTTTGAAATGGTAGACTAA
- the secG gene encoding preprotein translocase subunit SecG, producing the protein MVEFVKVLFLIVCVSLIGIVLMQKGKAAGLSGAFGGSATGDNYWGKNKSRSLEGNLEKITKILAALFFILALIISII; encoded by the coding sequence ATGGTAGAATTTGTTAAAGTATTATTCCTTATTGTATGTGTATCTTTAATTGGAATAGTCTTAATGCAAAAAGGTAAAGCAGCTGGGTTATCTGGAGCATTTGGTGGTTCAGCAACAGGAGATAATTACTGGGGTAAAAATAAATCTCGTTCATTAGAAGGTAATTTAGAAAAAATAACTAAGATATTAGCAGCATTATTCTTTATCTTAGCATTAATTATTAGTATAATATAA